A genomic stretch from Pirellulales bacterium includes:
- a CDS encoding carbamoyltransferase, which produces DFVTCMLTACEGDEISVLQRVFVPNSLGSLYTMICEFIGYGEYGDEGKVMGLAPLGGDRYADQFDDMVTLNGAGFELNPKYFLPFGASQGMKIADDGQVTLERHYSDHLIERFGPPRVPRSDLTQRDRDLAFGVQHVFEKVYLHTLRALHQLCPSERVAIAGGCALNSVANGKVFTETPFAETCIQPAAGDDGLALGAALYVSNSMLREGRRYVMENAYLGPEFADAPIRAALDAAGVPYQSLDRQSLLAATVDQIERGNVVGWFQGRMEWGPRALGNRSIVVHPGLPNMKDVLNARIKRREWFRPFAPSVLVERQSEIFEQGQPSPFMLHVYPIKPAWRERLCAVTHVDGTGRLQTVSRQENPLYYDLISEFDRRTGIPVLLNTSFNENEPVVCQPSEAIDCFLRTKMDALAIGSFLCQKQTPAS; this is translated from the coding sequence GCGACTTCGTCACCTGCATGCTCACCGCCTGCGAGGGAGACGAGATCAGCGTTCTCCAGCGGGTCTTTGTCCCCAACTCGCTCGGCTCGCTCTACACCATGATCTGCGAGTTCATCGGCTATGGCGAATATGGCGACGAAGGCAAGGTGATGGGCCTCGCCCCCCTGGGAGGCGATCGCTACGCCGATCAATTCGACGACATGGTGACGCTCAATGGCGCCGGCTTCGAACTCAATCCTAAATACTTCCTCCCCTTTGGCGCCTCGCAAGGAATGAAGATCGCCGACGACGGCCAGGTGACCCTCGAACGGCACTACTCCGATCACTTGATCGAACGATTCGGGCCGCCTCGCGTCCCGCGCTCCGACCTCACCCAGCGCGACCGCGATCTGGCGTTTGGCGTGCAGCACGTTTTTGAAAAGGTGTATCTGCACACGCTCCGCGCGCTCCACCAGTTGTGCCCCAGCGAGCGCGTGGCCATCGCCGGAGGTTGCGCGCTCAACAGCGTCGCCAACGGCAAGGTCTTTACCGAGACCCCCTTTGCCGAAACCTGCATTCAGCCCGCCGCCGGCGACGACGGCTTGGCGCTCGGCGCGGCGCTCTATGTCTCCAACTCCATGCTTCGCGAAGGGCGCCGCTATGTCATGGAAAACGCCTATCTCGGCCCCGAGTTCGCCGACGCGCCAATCCGCGCCGCGCTCGACGCCGCGGGCGTCCCCTACCAGTCGCTCGATCGCCAGTCGCTGCTCGCCGCCACCGTCGACCAGATCGAGCGCGGCAATGTCGTTGGCTGGTTTCAGGGTCGCATGGAGTGGGGACCGCGGGCGCTCGGCAATCGCTCGATCGTCGTCCACCCCGGCCTGCCCAACATGAAAGACGTGCTCAACGCGCGGATCAAGCGCCGCGAGTGGTTCCGCCCCTTTGCCCCGAGCGTGCTGGTCGAGCGCCAGTCCGAGATTTTCGAGCAAGGTCAACCTTCTCCCTTCATGCTCCACGTCTATCCCATCAAGCCTGCGTGGCGCGAACGCCTCTGCGCGGTCACGCATGTCGATGGCACGGGCCGCTTGCAAACGGTCAGCCGCCAGGAGAACCCGCTCTACTACGATCTGATCAGCGAGTTCGATCGCCGCACCGGCATCCCGGTCCTGCTCAACACCAGCTTCAACGAAAACGAACCGGTGGTCTGCCAACCTTCGGAAGCGATCGATTGCTTCCTGCGCACCAAAATGGACGCCCTGGCCATCGGCTCGTTCCTGTGCCAGAAGCAAACGCCTGCTTCGTAG
- a CDS encoding efflux RND transporter periplasmic adaptor subunit, with protein MRVLLILALLPGVTLAHEGHAPLPTKGAIVKGDRLMLSASASQAIGVQFGKVELAEVRESIRAVASVELPWSQQAYVTTLIAGRIESVLVKPGESVSAGQELARVSGIELETLQLALLQANKEKALTDQLLAGQTTAGEVISGKLMLQTRTDARQQAIRFKVAWEKLKAIGLTDDALWQVCRSGTTVAAVSILAPIDGVVSRADVRAGQIVQPTDHLYHIVDPSRVWVVAKVLEADVGSVKIGQPVEVTFAALPGRLFQSTVDHLELRINADRTLSVKSVLQNSGDLRPGLFGRVRIVVDSTKAVVCPRESLADGFAFVQQSTGNLIRKPVNVAVMRGGQAEIADGLFPGDKVVTVGSHELSALFARPTTKAAADVQPMIRATQGQIEVPTDQKAFASAPIEGRIRRIFVEHGQRVHKGQILAELDSLSFRNLQLDLLQARTNLDEATQNLARLESLRDSVVRKEFWKAQSERDQLRYSVTSLENQLALLGADDQGPFVPIRAPAAGLICDFTLIPGQVVARNDSLFELHNLTTVWARAYLFAHDAAQVAVGQAVQVGLASDPRFSAPATIERLHPLLVSGNRALAVWLELDNPDLRLKEGMAAIIKLGI; from the coding sequence ATGAGAGTCCTATTGATTCTTGCCCTATTGCCAGGCGTAACGCTGGCCCATGAGGGACACGCGCCACTGCCCACAAAGGGCGCAATTGTCAAAGGCGACCGACTCATGTTGTCGGCTAGCGCGTCGCAAGCCATCGGTGTGCAATTCGGAAAAGTCGAACTTGCCGAAGTGCGAGAATCCATTCGAGCCGTCGCGTCGGTTGAACTCCCCTGGAGCCAACAAGCCTACGTGACCACGCTAATTGCAGGGCGAATTGAAAGCGTGTTGGTGAAACCCGGTGAATCAGTCAGCGCCGGGCAAGAGTTGGCGCGGGTTTCGGGCATCGAACTCGAAACGTTGCAACTCGCGCTACTCCAGGCAAACAAAGAAAAGGCGTTGACAGATCAGTTGCTGGCAGGACAGACAACCGCCGGCGAAGTCATCTCCGGCAAGTTGATGTTGCAAACCCGCACCGACGCGCGCCAGCAAGCAATTCGTTTCAAAGTCGCCTGGGAGAAGCTCAAGGCGATTGGTCTGACGGACGACGCGTTGTGGCAGGTGTGCCGCTCGGGGACAACCGTTGCCGCGGTCTCAATTCTCGCCCCAATCGACGGCGTCGTCTCACGGGCCGATGTGCGCGCGGGCCAGATTGTGCAACCCACCGATCACCTTTACCACATTGTCGATCCCTCGCGGGTCTGGGTCGTGGCAAAGGTGCTGGAGGCGGACGTGGGCAGCGTCAAAATCGGCCAGCCCGTCGAGGTGACCTTTGCCGCATTGCCCGGCCGGTTGTTCCAATCAACCGTGGATCATCTTGAACTTCGGATCAATGCGGATCGCACGCTGTCGGTCAAATCCGTATTGCAAAACTCGGGCGACCTGCGACCCGGATTGTTTGGCAGAGTGCGCATCGTGGTGGATTCGACCAAGGCGGTGGTTTGTCCTCGCGAGTCGTTGGCCGACGGCTTTGCTTTTGTTCAACAATCGACCGGCAACTTGATTCGCAAGCCGGTCAACGTCGCGGTCATGCGCGGCGGGCAAGCGGAGATTGCGGACGGGCTGTTTCCCGGTGACAAGGTGGTCACAGTGGGAAGTCACGAGCTATCAGCGCTATTTGCCAGACCAACGACGAAAGCCGCCGCCGACGTCCAGCCAATGATTCGCGCGACGCAAGGTCAGATTGAGGTGCCCACCGATCAAAAAGCTTTCGCCAGCGCGCCGATAGAGGGTCGCATTCGGCGGATTTTCGTGGAGCACGGCCAGCGAGTCCACAAGGGCCAGATCTTGGCCGAACTCGATAGTCTGTCGTTTCGCAATCTGCAGTTGGATTTGTTGCAAGCGCGAACGAACCTTGATGAAGCCACGCAAAACCTCGCGCGGTTGGAGTCACTCCGCGACTCGGTTGTCCGCAAGGAGTTTTGGAAGGCCCAATCCGAACGCGATCAGTTGCGCTATTCCGTCACTAGTCTCGAAAACCAATTGGCGCTTCTGGGAGCGGACGATCAAGGGCCATTCGTGCCAATTCGTGCGCCAGCCGCTGGGCTCATCTGCGACTTCACACTGATTCCTGGCCAAGTTGTGGCACGGAATGACTCGCTGTTTGAACTGCACAACCTAACAACCGTTTGGGCTCGAGCTTACTTGTTCGCACATGACGCCGCGCAGGTGGCCGTTGGACAGGCGGTTCAAGTCGGGCTTGCGTCCGACCCCCGGTTTTCCGCGCCGGCGACTATCGAGCGGCTACACCCGCTGTTGGTCTCGGGCAATCGAGCCTTGGCGGTTTGGCTGGAACTGGACAACCCGGATTTGCGGCTCAAGGAAGGCATGGCCGCGATCATCAAACTGGGGATT